tccaaaatattcaatgttttcggtaccagtcgagatttgattattattattagattaGTTATACAATTAAGAGTTTGGTAAACATGTTTTCCGAATTTGGAAGTATCGCAAAAAGATCGTATCATCGAGATCCGTATGTTCGTATTCAAGAAACTATCGCGGCTGATGCATCGCCGATTCAGGAAACTCCAAAAGCAACCTATAGGCGCAACTTGGAGATAGCAGACGGTCATTTCAACGGATAAACACTTTAGATGCCGAATATAGAATTCTGAATCAAATCCAGAAATAATCCACTAGACCGAACTTCACCCCAAAGAGTCACTGTGTGGTGCATAGTGCCATCAGGGTGTGTTGTCGGGCCATACTTCTTTGAAGAAAACGGTGTAACAATAACTGTCAATGGACACCGTtatttaaagatgttaaatGAGTTTTTACCCAGAACTGCGCCGAAGACGTATCCCCTTCAATAGCGTTTGGTACCGGCAGAcacttttttacacttttttatgtGATTAAGTCAAGCAAGAGGTGGACAGACAAAAACCCAGAAATCTGACTGAGTTGAAGCAATCCACGAAATCTATATATTGAGGCAATAATCTCGACTTTGACCCTTTAGGCCGCAATGCATAGTTTTCTAATTAGGTGTCGCATATGAATGACTGAGCATGGAGGTCATTTACGgtccataatttttaaaaattattttgatgtgaaacgTCTAGTCTAGTTTATTGGGGTCTAGAAAAATGCACAAATATCAAGTACCTGACTGTTGTATAGAAAGCACTTAGGTTTATAATGTGATGCTACTACTTGTTTCGTCGCAGTTTCTGTTCGACTGTGAGGTGCAACTTGCCCCGAGAAAAGTTCATTTTGCCACAATTGTAGGAGTTCTTACTGTATGCGCTTCTCTTACCTGTTATCTAAGAGTTGATGGGTTTGACTCCTGATATCTAAATTCTAGTATCTGAGTTCAGGCCTCATCTAGTATCTAGTCACTATTTCCTTGACTTCCGATCTGTGGCCTCATGTCTATTATCTCTCATCTattatttctcaaaattattttcaatttctgtATCTAccgcaattaaattttttgttaaatttttatatccAGCCTGTCTTTTACCTACTGTTTCTGTAACTACTTTTTCTTACTTAAAATAGTATGGAGATTCTTCTAACTCCAGTTCTTTTGGGCGAAACATGCGCGTTTCATATTATTCGTAAAACGCTCTAGAAGTATGTTCACCACATTCAACTTATTTCAAAGGCtcaggctcaaagcgctttgtcgatctATAAGAATCTTACGttaaagtttttataagtttatagGTACCAAAAGAAACCCACtttctaagctgtccaagtaaGATCCTTCTTGTATCGGCTTTTGGTCTGATCTAACCtaacttatttgaaaaactcATAGGTACCTTTTATATTCTTAGGCAGTTGTGAGAGTCCAATATTCGTCTCTGCCCTGGAAAACTTATTTTCTGTTTTGAGAATCATATTCTCGGGTATGACTAAGTTCttcatttcgaaatatttccaTCATTTTCTAGTATgcaaatcaagcaccaaacAATGTCCCGAGATAAAACCTTGTTCCAAAAATTCGCTTAAAATAGGCAACCTAAATCAAAAATTGTCAGAATCGGACTACAACTATTCAAGCCCCCCGATACGAGGTCCTTACCTGAGTCCAATATATAGAAGAAGATTACgcatcgatgttttcgaatGTCACATCGATTCTCAGTCATGCCCTATCGATATTCTCAAGTATCCCACCAATATGCTGAGATATATTATCCATGTTCCCGTGGTGTTCCATTAATGCTCACATTGCTCAGCCATACCGCATCGATATTCTTTGGCACCTCATTCATGTTCTCAGGGGTCTCATCAATATTTGCGCATACCGCACCGATTACCCATGGATTTTTGGACTCCATCGATATTTTCGGGTACTCTGTTATCCGGTACCCCGTTGGTATTCTCATTTTCTGATTGATCTTCTTGTGCGTTGTGATAAGCATACGGTATGGATTCAAtttggcgaaaacttgacctaacAACCATATAACCATTACCAGGACTTTCGAACATCCGGCCGATTATGTGtaatgtttttggtttttctaacaaatcttatgtcgaatatattatatgtgtagGTCAGTGTATAAGGTACTTGTATATACGGTGAAATattgaatatgaatatgaaattgcttagattccgatcctctgattGAGGTTTTACATCGTAaggtatttctctggctttgatacctgcaagttgcaagagtataaaatgttcggttgcacccgaacttagccctttcttacttgtttcttataacttttataaaataagatattttctaataaaaatcgTTAAGCTGTAATTCTTTCATGTCTCTTACTACAAATAGTCacattttttacgattttagcGAATCTTATTGCTTTCAAGTATCATAATTCCTAAAAATTTAGACACTAGAGTCCAATATGTAATGAGCTCATTGCTTGCGTCACGAAACGTGTTGTTGCATACCAATAAATAACTGATCAAGTTTTCCTGGGATGTGATTTTGAATTTACTCTCTTAATGAACTAGTATTATTAGCTGAAATTTTTAGAACTTTACCTAACGATCGAACAGTAAAATAAACGGAATTAATTATCAAACATGATCACAGATACTCGCCATCCGTGGTAATATTTCAGTTTAGTTCTACTACATCTACAAATGATAGTCCCATTGATATGtaagaaacatttattttctggTGATGGACTTCGAAGATATGTGCCTCGCTATCATATAGAAAGCTGTGTGACGCATACTTCGGCGACTTTTATGATCTACAATCCGGCTCctaagtttacatatttaaccACACTTCGAACGCAATACATAATACCCGTTGCAACGTTGAAATAAAGTAAGACTCAATAGCTTTAGgtgcttcatttatttttatttgctcgtCTCTTACACTTCCTTTAGACTTACAATACTTGTGTGAAGTAAGAATTGTAACCTTCgaagaatattttatattaccatTGGCATACTACATTTGAATACGATTCGTGTTTGCCTTTCGACTGTATTAACTTGCATTCATTGAAGTACTTTACAAgggatttcaaaaaattatccaaatctAATATCTTTCCTATTGATTCTTGCTTTTCTGATGACTTTTCTGCTTCGTGTGTATTATCTGACTTCTGCGTATTAGCCGTCTCCACAGAAACTTCGCCTTCTTTACTTCCGCTTCCATTCTTTTCTGCCGAGTTATTTGTCTCCTTTTCTTCATCGGTCACATCTGTTTTCTGGGAATTATCTGTTTCCTGCGAATTACTCTTATTTTCGCTTTCATTATTCAGTGTTGAACTTGCCGTCTTCTTATTTTCGTCGGTGGTATCTGATACCTGCAAATTTTTTGTATCCACATACGTTTGACTTCCTCTACTCTCCCTTGAAATCGGCCGCATTGTGGAACGTTCTGGTAACAGAATAGCGCTGACGCCAGTAGATACATCGGTTATCAAAGAATTGAGTTCTTTTGCAGCAAATCCTAGCAACTCGAAAGGTAAAAATATTCCATTGACTCTTGGCTTCTCAGAGGCAAGAAGAAACGCTGAAAAAAAgttagtaattttatatattttaataaattattcctTTACAAATTAGTCCATCGGTTAAGACACAGTTCCTATAGAACTGATTGTTGGACTTCCAGCTTCCATTGCTCTTGCGGAATCCTTAATACCTACCCACTATGAAGACGGATAAGCACAGAGATTTCGCCTTCATATTGTGTACACTTCGACAGATGGAAAATAACTGTCAACGCGCTGTTATTTGCCTTAAATACAGTATGCAGTATAACCTGACTAGTATAGTGTCATTTAAACAATTCAAATACTTATCTGATTTTTTAACCGCCGCTAAACATGTGAGTGCATTCAGCAGACAATGAGACTAAGTCAGAGCCCATAAACAGAGTATGGTTTTTGAAAAGCTTTAGGTTTCTTTGTTGTCAGAGGGAAGGGAGCAGCAAcggaaagaaaagaaattatagTATTTAAACTGTGATCAAAAAGTAAGATGagtttgcttaaaaaatttacattcttTACGTATTcttacaaatcaatttcatcctcTTAAAATACTCCCCATCGATAAGATGCAATTTTCAAATAGTACGAGTACGAGTATAGTCAAGAACTTTTTCTATTCGGATTTTGTCTCCACAATCGTGTCAAAACTAAGTGCAGAAGTCGCCAGAAGCCTAACCTGGCGAATAAGATGGTTGCGGACCAATATACGGTGagcttttgccaaaaaaaaaaacaattactgTATCGTTATGAAAAAACTGAGAGCTGTCGTCCATAATAAGCTCAAATAATAAACGGCGGAAAGAATAAGTATACCACACCACGATAATCACTTCATACTTAATATACTCTTTTAATGTTACGTTCCTGAGAATACATAGAAGATCGTAGTTGGCAAAACAGAAGATAACTGAAGATGTTTCATTGTTTTGCCAAAGAATTTTTAAGCCAATACAATACGTTTTCTACGATCTACCATACGATAATAGATATTCTACAAACGTTTCAAAATtccaactcggactgacgtatggaacgacatTTTATGTCAAAGATTTTAAATTGGAAGCATACagaatacagcttgtgcaagaactgaagccgctcgaccttctcaagtgacatcgcttcgcgctatgggttcttgaaaagttccaagaagatccaaagTTTTCCAGACAAATTTTGCTCAGCAATAAGGCCCATTTCTGGGTAAGTGGGTATGTTAACAAGTGAATTGCCTCAATCGGTACGAAGAGCAGCCTGAAGAGATtccagagctgccatttcatacagaaaaaacaatggttcATTGCGTTTTCTGATACGATGGTCaatagcgaccgttatcgcgtcatgataaccgattatttgatgccagaaattgaagctcgtgatctcggcgacatttggttttatcagtcaatggatttattgagagaacacttcggtgagcagataatttcacgttttaggctggtcgattggccgaagatcgtgtgatattacacagTTAGATTTTCTGGGGGAATATATAAAGTTGCTTAGAGCAAAAtgtcacgcgtgtcattcgtcagttaccagtcaaaatgcttgAACGAAAATTGGGCTCAACGGCTGGACCATCAGAGACGTAGCCACagctaacatttgaaagaggtgATCTTCAAATAGTAAATGAACATTTAATGTGCGTTTTTCGACTgttgtgtatttttttctttatatttttattagcacGATGCGACCGTAGTACGTAAACGTCTTTGCAACATAGAACACATTTcagacttatttttatttcctgtTTTCTTACATTTTCATTAGACTTACAATATTTATGTCTAGTAAAAACTTGTAATAttctaagaaatttttatattaccaacggcaaataatttttgtattcgAACTGTTTTCGCTTTTTGACAGTTTTACCTTGCATCTTTTAAGTTCTTTGTAAGAGATGTTAAAAAGCTATCCAAATTTAATACCTCATCCATTAATTCCAGATTTTCTGCTGATTCTTACGGCAGCTGGTGGTGGTCGCCATTTTATACTTCTATCTCTATTTCTACATCAGAATCAACTTTCTGGTTTTTATCTGctgctaaattttgttcataaaaatattcttctgTACCCTTTGTGCCTCGCTATAAGGTGATTTGTAATGTTTCTTCTAACTGATTTTCATAGTTTAAGCATTTTCCACAGGCACCAGAGATGTGGCTTATGATGAACAAAGCTACAATGACATAATAAAGAAAGAATATTACCATTCCACTAGTAAATAATAATCAAGAAAAGCGGATAGATCGCCAGTTACACTGCCCTTTGCTATCTTATTCTTCCATCTACGTTACAATAGTACCCGAAGGCTCTAGTCCTGTAGGTTTTAACTATGAAACATTCTGGGTCTAAATTTCATCTTATTAATAcatgtttttgaagaaataattcCGAAGCCCCAGCAAATATTTTCGAGAAACAAAATACTCACCACTAACAACCGCATATATGAAGTATATTTTGTTAACCATCTTAGTCCTGttattatagtaagttcacctcggaattagatatacccatttattgtctgtaaatacttgtatattgacaccctaaagttgtctgaaaacctacatatggtaggtaCATACATCCGAggttcttacctaatttaagcttaaatgactggactatctGGTATGCATGAGTTTGTACTCGTACCATTCCAGTTCGTACTAGATCGACCGGAAATCTGGAAGTATAGAGACAGTTCTACACTGTCAGTGAAGCCATcgttgaaatttgtttaaatagtGATATCAGTCTGTTTATAACAAATTTGTTGGAACTTTTATCAGTAGGACTTTTTGCTGAGTTACACAAATGTTCGAACATTTTAATGGGGCTCATTGTTTGCGTCAAAAAACATGTGActccattaaatattttcattatttactttttaataaaatatgcttAGACATTTACGCGTATCACGTTAAGACTTGCAGTAAAAACAGTCTATTGTTCAAAACAATATGGTGGTTCCCATTACGGACCAGTTGAAATTTACTAAATATTCTTCAGACACGAAATGAAAACCTCCTTACGCTTCTTTATAGTTGGCTTGATTTGAGATTAATAAAACGAAGGTTTTGAGTAATTTGAAGAGCAAGAAGTTCTCACACAATTCAAGCGGATTCATTTGAGATTTGAAATATTATCTCttaagttgtttttgtagtaCTACTAAATATGTTTTGGCTAAACTCAACCCACCAAGGGTTCCGCTTGGCGAAATGTTGACGGCCTAAGCAGCTACTTAATACCCAATAACCAGCTCCTGATCAAGAGTGACAGGAGAGGAAGGTTCGGTTTAAAAGGCCTGAAACATTCGCCTCGAAATTTGCAAGCATAGCAAATAAGCATTCCATCTTTACTTGAGAGGTAAGCAAAAATCGGACGCCAGACGCTACAAACGAAAGCCGTCGAAGTTCTCAATACTTAGCTCAGATCAAGCGGGGTCAAAGTTTCTGGTCTGCAGGACGTCGGTTAACTATAAATATCAAACAAGCAGCGCCCGACCAGAAGTAACACACAGACgacatactaaaaaattaaacaacgcAGTTGACCAACGATTTGGAAACGTTCAATTTGGGCTGAAGGCTGTGGCATGCTGTTACCTCCATTTCTACAGAGTGACACTGATATGACAGGTGTTCATGTACGTTCGAAACCACGTCTACATTAGGTTGGTTGATTATAATCCGGACTAGTGATATAGATTGGCTCTGAACACGAATTTCCATAAGGTCTCTCGTCAGCCCTCATGTGGTCTAAAATGCACAGATAACTTTAGAGATGAAATTGCAATCGTACGATCGAGCGGAGATACATGAATTACGAAATTAATTAAGACaacaaacaagaacaaaaacaacaagtgcaAACGGACGACGAGCTAAATGCTTTCAGAAGGCAAACCAGGATTCTGCGCTCACCGCTACAGATGGGAAACGAGAGATGCCTGAAACTGGGTGTGTAAACAGACAATAGATCCCGGAAATGAACACAACTCTACGAGCCAGGAGTTATTTCTGAAGAAGAAAGCAGAGAAAGATGTGGATCTTTTAAAGTGTCGCGGCACACTCAACAAGATATCGTTAGCAACGTTAAGTCAGAAAATATAAGTACAGTGTTTCAACATTATCGGTAGCCTACGCCGGAACTAAAAAAGTGCAGAAAACGGTACAAGACGCACCAACGCAACTAAATCCTTAGGCCTATGCACCGGACTGTATCAAGCCCGTTAGAGCAAATATAAGTGAAAAGGGGGCGAAGACCCGCAAACACCGTATGGAAGAGAATCAGCAAACCAAACGAGCAACCGGAAAGGAGCTGGATTTTTATCCAGCCAACGAATGTCAACTCGGCAGCTAGGTTATGCCAGAGGCTAGTTGGGCATTGACTGTCTGTCAAGGCGACTATGTTAAGTTCACACTCtaaaatcgattaaa
The DNA window shown above is from Bactrocera tryoni isolate S06 chromosome 4, CSIRO_BtryS06_freeze2, whole genome shotgun sequence and carries:
- the LOC120775562 gene encoding uncharacterized protein LOC120775562; translation: MKAKSLCLSVFIVAFLLASEKPRVNGIFLPFELLGFAAKELNSLITDVSTGVSAILLPERSTMRPISRESRGSQTYVDTKNLQVSDTTDENKKTASSTLNNESENKSNSQETDNSQKTDVTDEEKETNNSAEKNGSGSKEGEVSVETANTQKSDNTHEAEKSSEKQESIGKILDLDNFLKSLVKYFNECKLIQSKGKHESYSNVVCQW